Proteins encoded within one genomic window of Aurantiacibacter spongiae:
- a CDS encoding CoA-acylating methylmalonate-semialdehyde dehydrogenase: MRTIDHVIAGGTGSQSARTHKVWNPSTGEVQAEVALGDAALLDRAVEAAKAVQPEWAATNPQKRARVMFRYKELLEANMQELAELLSSEHGKVIDDAKGDVQRGLEVIEYACGIPQVGKGEYTAGAGTGIDVYSMRQPLGIGAGITPFNFPAMIPMWMFGMAIAAGNAFILKPSERDPSVPVRLTELFLEAGAPEGLLQCVHGDKEMVDAILDHPDIAGVSFVGSSDIAHYVYKRGVAAGKRVQAMGGAKNHGIVMPDADLDMVVNDLAGAAFGSAGERCMALPVVVPVGEDTAERLRDKLIPAINGLRVGVSTDKDAHYGPVVTPEHKSRIEQWIDTAEKEGAEIVVDGRGFSLQGHEDGFFVGPTLIDRVTPDMDSYKEEIFGPVLQIVRAADFEEAVRLPSEHQYGNGVAIFTRNGHAAREFAQRVNVGMVGINVPIPVPVSYHTFGGWKRSAFGDTNQYGTEGLKFWTRVKTVTQRWPDGTADGDDKSAFMIPTL, translated from the coding sequence ATGCGAACCATCGACCACGTCATCGCCGGCGGGACCGGCAGCCAGTCCGCCCGTACGCACAAGGTATGGAACCCCTCGACGGGCGAGGTGCAGGCCGAGGTCGCGCTGGGCGATGCGGCGCTGCTCGACAGGGCGGTAGAGGCGGCGAAGGCGGTCCAGCCGGAATGGGCGGCGACCAATCCGCAAAAGCGCGCGCGGGTCATGTTCCGCTACAAGGAACTGCTCGAAGCCAACATGCAGGAACTCGCCGAACTGCTCAGCTCCGAACACGGCAAGGTGATCGACGACGCCAAAGGCGACGTGCAGCGCGGGCTGGAAGTGATCGAATATGCGTGCGGAATCCCGCAGGTCGGCAAGGGCGAATATACCGCCGGGGCGGGCACGGGCATCGACGTCTATTCGATGCGCCAGCCGCTCGGCATCGGGGCGGGCATCACCCCGTTCAACTTCCCCGCGATGATCCCGATGTGGATGTTCGGCATGGCGATCGCGGCGGGCAACGCCTTCATCCTGAAACCGTCGGAACGCGATCCGTCGGTGCCGGTGCGCCTCACCGAACTGTTCCTGGAAGCCGGCGCGCCGGAGGGGCTGCTGCAATGCGTCCACGGGGACAAGGAGATGGTCGATGCAATCCTCGATCATCCCGATATCGCCGGGGTCAGCTTCGTCGGTTCGTCCGACATCGCGCACTATGTCTACAAGCGCGGCGTCGCCGCGGGCAAGCGGGTGCAGGCGATGGGCGGGGCCAAGAACCACGGCATCGTGATGCCCGACGCCGATCTCGACATGGTGGTGAACGACCTCGCAGGCGCGGCCTTCGGCTCGGCGGGCGAGCGGTGCATGGCGCTGCCGGTGGTGGTGCCGGTGGGCGAGGATACGGCAGAGCGGCTGCGCGACAAGCTGATCCCCGCGATCAACGGTCTGCGGGTGGGCGTCTCGACCGACAAGGACGCGCATTACGGCCCGGTGGTCACCCCCGAGCACAAGAGCCGCATCGAGCAGTGGATCGACACCGCCGAAAAGGAAGGCGCCGAGATCGTGGTGGACGGCCGCGGCTTCTCGCTGCAGGGGCACGAGGACGGCTTCTTCGTCGGCCCGACCCTGATCGACCGCGTGACGCCCGACATGGACAGCTACAAGGAAGAGATCTTCGGACCGGTCCTCCAGATCGTGCGCGCCGCCGATTTCGAGGAGGCGGTGCGCCTGCCGAGCGAACACCAGTACGGCAACGGCGTCGCCATCTTCACCCGCAACGGCCATGCCGCGCGTGAATTCGCGCAGCGGGTGAACGTGGGCATGGTCGGCATCAACGTGCCGATCCCGGTTCCGGTCAGCTATCACACCTTCGGCGGCTGGAAGCGCAGCGCCTTCGGCGACACCAACCAGTACGGCACAGAGGGGCTGAAGTTCTGGACCAGGGTCAAGACCGTGACCCAGCGCTGGCCCGACGGCACCGCCGACGGCGACGACAAGAGCGCCTTCATGATTCCGACGCTTTGA
- the mmsB gene encoding 3-hydroxyisobutyrate dehydrogenase has product MKIAFIGLGNMGGGMAANLAKAGHQVRAFDLAEDALATARAKGCETFADAASACEGVEAVVSMLPNGDIVSQVYTDSVIGHASEGAVLMDCSTIDVATARDVIAAAEQAGYDMVDAPVSGGIAAAEGGTLTFMAGGSTAAFERARPVLEDMGKAVIHAGDAGNGQAAKICNNMLLAVQMIGTAEAFKLAEKLGLDPQTFYDISSVSSGQCWSMTSYCPVPGVGPKSPADNDYQGGFATALMLKDLRLAMDAAAGAHVNPRIGGRAKELYEAFDAAGHGSRDFSAIITEYD; this is encoded by the coding sequence ATGAAAATCGCATTCATCGGCCTTGGCAACATGGGCGGCGGCATGGCCGCGAACCTGGCAAAAGCGGGGCACCAGGTGCGCGCGTTCGACCTGGCGGAAGACGCGCTTGCCACCGCGCGCGCCAAGGGCTGCGAAACCTTCGCGGATGCCGCCAGCGCGTGCGAGGGGGTGGAGGCGGTCGTCTCCATGCTGCCCAATGGCGACATCGTGAGCCAGGTCTATACCGACAGCGTCATCGGCCATGCGTCCGAGGGCGCGGTCCTCATGGATTGCTCGACCATCGACGTGGCCACCGCGCGCGACGTGATCGCGGCGGCAGAGCAGGCCGGCTATGACATGGTCGACGCGCCGGTTTCGGGCGGCATCGCCGCGGCGGAGGGCGGGACGCTCACCTTCATGGCCGGCGGCAGCACCGCCGCCTTCGAGCGCGCCAGACCGGTACTGGAAGACATGGGCAAGGCGGTGATCCACGCCGGTGATGCCGGCAACGGACAGGCCGCCAAGATCTGCAACAACATGCTTCTCGCCGTGCAGATGATAGGCACTGCGGAGGCGTTCAAGCTGGCCGAGAAACTGGGCCTCGATCCGCAGACCTTCTACGATATCTCCAGCGTATCCTCGGGCCAGTGCTGGTCGATGACGAGCTACTGCCCGGTCCCCGGCGTCGGCCCGAAATCGCCGGCGGATAACGATTACCAAGGGGGCTTCGCAACAGCGCTGATGCTGAAGGATCTTCGGCTGGCCATGGATGCCGCGGCGGGCGCGCACGTCAATCCACGCATCGGCGGCCGCGCCAAGGAGCTGTACGAGGCCTTCGATGCCGCGGGCCACGGCAGCCGCGACTTTTCCGCCATCATCACCGAATACGACTGA